In a genomic window of Quercus lobata isolate SW786 chromosome 4, ValleyOak3.0 Primary Assembly, whole genome shotgun sequence:
- the LOC115985218 gene encoding NAC domain-containing protein 91-like, whose protein sequence is MEMVGFRYDPTDEELMKILKEKVNDAEQTHLNHHFDFIVNDCEVYDKIPPWEIYDSHTHYHLRTFHRKLYVFTDLKTTTGNRVCRAAACGTWLEKSKPKRIYDSQGNVIGIDRMLSFKAKDLHSAKLNKTNWIMHEFSLANQEFGRINTVLCVIYKLNKGSGSDCEEANGRGLKRAFSSTTNAAAVISLEPEPMMPSADDEAFAAWVSGCFSSTAAVAEEASTFNTTGVMSHGQEDAQAQELKKRRLDADTFTDEEFAAWITDPTFPDEPLSQIFSDLPPLVEVCSQSKSDSVADADFDALITSLMSDPTQSDEAWSKIFCI, encoded by the coding sequence ATGGAGATGGTGGGGTTTCGATATGATCCTACAGATGAAGAGTTGATGAAGATTTTAAAGGAGAAGGTCAACGATGCTGAACAAACTCACCTAAATcatcattttgattttattgtgAATGATTGTGAGGTATATGACAAAATTCCTCCCTGGGAAATATATGATTCTCATACCCACTATCATTTACGCACTTTCCACCGCAAGCTCTACGTCTTCACCGACCTCAAAACAACAACCGGCAATCGTGTGTGCAGGGCTGCCGCTTGCGGAACCTGGCTTGAAAAAAGCAAGCCCAAAAGAATCTATGATTCTCAGGGCAATGTTATTGGGATCGACAGGATGCTCTCTTTTAAGGCCAAGGATCTTCATTCGGCCAAACTCAATAAAACTAATTGGATAATGCACGAGTTCTCCTTGGCGAATCAGGAATTTGGAAGAATCAACACAGTCCTGTGTGTCATCTATAAACTAAACAAAGGGTCAGGGTCAGATTGTGAGGAGGCCAACGGAAGAggtctcaaaagagctttttcTTCTACTACAAATGCTGCTGCTGTGATTTCACTTGAGCCTGAGCCTATGATGCCTAGTGCTGATGATGAAGCGTTTGCTGCATGGGTTTCTGGATGTTTTTCTTCTACTGCCGCTGTAGCTGAAGAGGCCTCGACCTTCAATACAACTGGTGTGATGTCACATGGACAAGAAGATGCCCAAGCCCAAGAACTCAAAAAAAGACGGTTGGATGCTGATACTTTTACGGATGAAGAGTTTGCTGCATGGATAACTGATCCCACATTCCCAGATGAACCATTGAGTCAAATATTTTCTGATCTACCACCCCTGGTTGAAGTATGCAGTCAATCCAAATCAGACTCTGTTGCTGATGCTGATTTTGATGCATTAATTACTTCATTAATGTCTGATCCGACACAATCTGATGAAGCATGGAGTAAAATCTTTTGTATATGa
- the LOC115987946 gene encoding beta-D-glucosyl crocetin beta-1,6-glucosyltransferase-like: protein MLPWLAHGHISPFLELAKKLTTRNIHIYFCTTPINLGPIKQQLSKKYSLSIEFVELHLPSLPELPPHHHTTNGLPPHIMPTLKKAMDMASPNITTILKQLKPDLVIYDFLQILAPSLAQSQNIPAVEFMVMSATMTSFFLHLANNPGVEYPSPEIYLQDYEVGKFADDSEDGDRMLECFQQSSEIVLIKTFREIEAKHIDYLSVLAKKKIVPVGPLVQDPVEEDEKKEIIEWLNDKEPSSAVFVSFGSEFFLSKEEMQEIAYGLELSMVPFIWVVRFPRGEKVNLQMALPKGFLDRIGDRGMVVEGWAPQKTILKHSSIGGFVSHCGWSSVMESMTFGVPIIAMPMHLDQPVNARLVEALGAGVEVKRDTKGRLEREEVAKVIRKVLLEKTTKRKAK from the coding sequence ATGCTCCCATGGTTAGCCCATGGCCATATATCACCCTTTCTAGAGCTAGCCAAGAAGCTCACAACTAGAAacattcatatttatttttgtactaCACCTATAAACCTTGGCCCGATCAAACAACAACTATCTAAAAAGTATTCGCTTTCAATAGAATTTGTGGAACTCCATCTTCCATCCTTACCTGAGCTTCCACCACACCACCACACAACCAATGGCTTGCCACCCCATATCATGCCCACACTCAAAAAGGCCATGGACATGGCTAGCCCAAACATCACCACCATTTTAAAGCAACTAAAGCCTGATTTGGTTATTTATGATTTTCTTCAGATATTGGCACCATCACTAGCTCAGTCACAAAATATTCCAGCCGTTGAGTTCATGGTCATGAGTGCTACAATGACATCTTTTTTTTTGCACCTTGCCAACAACCCTGGTGTTGAATATCCTTCTCCAGAAATTTATCTTCAGGATTATGAGGTTGGTAAGTTCGCAGATGATAGTGAAGATGGGGATCGAATGCTAGAATGCTTCCAACAATCTTCTGAAATCGTTTTGATCAAAACTTTTCGAGAAATCGAGGCGAAGCATATTGATTATCTCTCTGTTTTAGCGAAGAAGAAGATTGTACCGGTCGGTCCACTTGTTCAAGACCCCgttgaagaagatgagaaaaaggAAATCATAGAGTGGCTTAATGACAAGGAACCATCATCAGCTGTGTTTGTTTCGTTTGGCAGCGAGTTTTTTTTGTCAAAGGAGGAAATGCAAGAGATAGCTTATGGGCTAGAGCTCAGCATGGTACCCTTCATATGGGTAGTGAGATTCCCTCGAGGTGAGAAAGTCAATCTTCAAATGGCACTTCCAAAAGGTTTTCTTGATAGGATTGGAGATAGGGGAATGGTTGTAGAGGGATGGGCACCACAAAAAACGATTTTAAAGCACTCTAGCATTGGTGGGTTTGTGAGTCATTGTGGATGGAGTTCTGTGATGGAGAGCATGACGTTTGGGGTTCCAATTATAGCCATGCCAATGCATCTTGATCAGCCAGTGAATGCTAGGCTGGTGGAGGCGTTAGGTGCAGGTGTAGAAGTGAAGAGAGACACGAAAGGGAGGCTTGAAAGAGAAGAGGTGGCAAAGGTGATTAGGAAGGTACTTTTGGAGAAAACTACAAAGAGGAAGGCAAAATAA
- the LOC115985219 gene encoding uncharacterized protein LOC115985219, with protein sequence MSAYGVTLSLILLLCLANVVNYSEAHINGSETEMMVPMVESGRMEKMMMVMNDSRRRLGSFQICALCTCCGGAKGLCLPSPCCYAINCNIPNRPFGFCSFTPKTCNCFGCHP encoded by the exons ATGTCTGCTTATGgggtcactctctctctcatattgcTGCTGTGTTTAGCTAATGTGGTCAACTACAGTGAAGCCCAT ATTAATGGGTCTGAGACTGAGATGATGGTGCCAATGGTGGAGTCAGGAAGGATggagaagatgatgatggtgatgaatGATAGCAGAAGGAGGTTAGGGAGCTTCCAGATATGTGCACTATGCACTTGCTGTGGTGGGGCCAAAGGTCTTTGCCTGCCATCTCCTTGTTGCTATGCCATCAATTGCAACATTCCCAACAGGCCTTTTGGCTTTTGCTCTTTCACTCCCAAGACCTGTAATTGCTTTGGATGTCATCCctaa